The Clostridia bacterium genome has a segment encoding these proteins:
- a CDS encoding shikimate kinase, which yields MQYGLLGRKLKHSFSPQIHAHFYDTPYDLFEIEPEDVSAFMQSNRFDAMNVTIPYKKDVIPFCAELSETAKKIGSVNTIVRRADGSLFGDNSDYYGFSYLVKKSNASVKGKKVIILGSGGSSLTVWHVMHDLGASEIVVISRSGENNYENIHLHHDANIIVNTTPVGMYPKNGKSPVQLSDFRKVEVVLDIIYNPSKTRLLLDADTLGIPAFNGLPMLVAQAKKSAEVFTGKPISDDEIDKITFALERETLNILLIGMPGCGKSTVGKKLAEALNKTFADTDELIAEKTGRQIPDIIQKDGIEAFRRIETEVLSEISKQSGYVIATGGGIVTIPENLPLVRQNSIVFFIDRAVSELSTKGRPLSQTQGVEKLYNERIELYHSFADYILKSSTVEQNIEKIKEAFGL from the coding sequence ATGCAATACGGATTATTGGGCAGAAAATTAAAGCACAGCTTTTCACCGCAGATTCATGCACACTTTTATGACACGCCTTACGATTTGTTTGAAATTGAGCCGGAAGATGTTTCTGCGTTCATGCAAAGCAACCGATTTGATGCTATGAATGTAACCATCCCTTACAAAAAGGACGTTATTCCCTTTTGCGCAGAGCTTTCTGAAACCGCCAAAAAAATAGGCAGTGTGAACACCATTGTCCGCCGTGCAGACGGTTCTCTTTTTGGCGACAACTCCGATTATTACGGTTTTTCCTATCTGGTAAAGAAAAGTAATGCGAGTGTTAAAGGGAAAAAAGTGATTATTTTGGGCAGTGGCGGCTCAAGTCTGACCGTTTGGCATGTTATGCACGACCTTGGTGCATCCGAAATTGTTGTGATTTCCAGAAGCGGTGAAAACAATTACGAAAATATTCATCTGCATCATGATGCGAACATCATCGTAAACACCACCCCTGTCGGTATGTATCCCAAAAACGGAAAATCTCCTGTTCAGCTTTCTGATTTCAGAAAAGTCGAGGTTGTTCTGGATATCATTTATAACCCGTCCAAGACAAGACTGTTACTGGATGCAGACACTTTAGGTATTCCCGCTTTTAACGGTCTTCCCATGCTTGTGGCGCAGGCAAAAAAGTCTGCTGAAGTATTTACCGGGAAGCCCATATCTGATGATGAGATTGATAAAATCACCTTTGCGCTGGAACGAGAAACCTTAAACATATTGCTCATCGGTATGCCGGGATGCGGAAAGTCTACAGTGGGGAAAAAACTTGCTGAAGCTTTAAACAAAACCTTTGCGGATACAGATGAATTGATTGCGGAAAAAACAGGGAGACAAATCCCCGACATCATTCAAAAGGACGGCATTGAGGCTTTCCGAAGAATCGAAACAGAAGTGCTTTCAGAAATTTCAAAGCAAAGCGGATATGTGATTGCGACCGGTGGCGGCATTGTAACCATTCCGGAAAACCTTCCGCTTGTGCGACAAAACAGCATTGTGTTTTTTATTGACAGGGCTGTGTCTGAACTTTCTACAAAAGGGCGTCCGCTCTCACAGACACAGGGAGTGGAAAAGCTGTACAACGAACGTATTGAATTGTACCATTCTTTTGCGGACTATATTTTAAAGTCATCTACTGTTGAGCAAAACATTGAGAAAATTAAGGAGGCGTTTGGACTATGA
- the aroF gene encoding 3-deoxy-7-phosphoheptulonate synthase: MIAVLKNNVTESQMKNLCDWFEQQGLTVHISEGHYQTIIGLIGDTSKVDTDLLEGLDIIDCVKRISDPFKSANRKFHPDDTVIDINGVKIGGGNFAIIAGPCSVESPEQIMAVAEGVKAGGASLLRGGAFKPRTSPYDFQGLKADGIELLEHAKAKTGMPIVTEIMNANHLPLFENVDVIQVGARNMQNFELLKELGKTKKTILLKRGLANTMKELLMSAEYIMAGGNENIILCERGIRTFETYTRNTLDLAAVPMLKELTHLPIVIDPSHATGVSRLVKPMAMAAVAAGADGLMIEVHNNPSKALCDGAQSLTPEQFKDVAEQVKKIREVIA; this comes from the coding sequence ATGATAGCAGTACTGAAAAACAACGTAACAGAAAGCCAAATGAAAAATTTATGCGACTGGTTTGAACAGCAAGGTCTTACCGTTCACATTTCAGAGGGTCATTACCAAACCATTATTGGTCTGATTGGAGATACCAGCAAGGTAGATACAGACCTTTTAGAGGGATTGGATATCATTGATTGTGTAAAACGAATTTCAGACCCCTTTAAAAGTGCCAATCGGAAATTCCATCCGGATGACACGGTAATTGATATAAACGGTGTAAAAATCGGCGGTGGAAACTTTGCAATCATCGCAGGTCCCTGCTCGGTTGAATCGCCCGAACAGATTATGGCTGTTGCAGAAGGTGTTAAGGCAGGCGGTGCTTCCCTGCTCCGGGGCGGTGCATTTAAACCCAGAACTTCCCCCTATGATTTTCAAGGGTTAAAAGCAGACGGTATTGAGCTTTTAGAGCACGCAAAAGCAAAAACAGGTATGCCGATTGTAACCGAAATTATGAACGCAAACCACTTGCCTCTTTTTGAAAACGTGGATGTTATTCAGGTCGGTGCCAGAAATATGCAGAACTTTGAACTTTTAAAAGAGCTTGGAAAAACGAAGAAAACCATTCTTTTGAAACGCGGACTTGCCAACACCATGAAAGAGCTTTTGATGAGCGCAGAATATATTATGGCAGGCGGTAACGAAAATATTATTCTGTGCGAAAGAGGTATCCGCACCTTCGAAACCTATACAAGAAACACATTGGATTTAGCAGCGGTACCCATGTTAAAAGAGCTGACACATCTACCTATCGTGATTGACCCGAGCCACGCAACCGGTGTATCCCGACTTGTAAAGCCCATGGCAATGGCGGCAGTTGCGGCAGGTGCAGACGGACTGATGATTGAAGTACACAACAACCCCTCCAAAGCACTTTGTGACGGTGCACAATCTCTGACCCCCGAACAATTTAAGGATGTGGCAGAACAGGTTAAAAAAATTCGTGAGGTGATTGCATGA
- a CDS encoding 3-phosphoshikimate 1-carboxyvinyltransferase yields MNVTITPSQLFGTVNAIPSKSVAHRILICAALSNEKTVVHNLFSSKDILATKACLSALGCDFEEEFVIPGKKKGSGVLNCCESGSTLRFMLPVALALGGEFSFEMAGRLPERPLSPLYELLQAHGCTLSKQGKNPLKVSGKLMPGIFEIAGNISSQFITGLLLALPLLESDSEIRIVGELESKPYVDITRNVQSLFGIQSCFKNNTFYVKGNQRYVSPGEITVEGDWSNAAFWHCADVLSKKQVECIGLNENSVQGDKEIVSITHNLPCTVCAKDIPDLIPIIAAVASVTAGQTIITDAKRLIIKESNRLKTIENVLTALGADITLTEDGMIINGKESLSGGTVDSFNDHRIAMMAAIASIKCKEAITITNAEAVQKSYPHFWNDFKALGGIIKEEL; encoded by the coding sequence ATGAATGTAACCATTACACCGTCACAGCTTTTCGGAACGGTTAACGCCATTCCGTCAAAATCTGTAGCGCACCGCATTCTGATATGTGCGGCTTTATCAAACGAAAAAACTGTGGTACATAATTTGTTTTCCTCAAAAGATATACTTGCGACCAAAGCTTGTCTAAGTGCGCTTGGATGTGATTTTGAAGAAGAATTTGTGATTCCCGGAAAGAAAAAGGGCAGCGGTGTCCTTAATTGCTGCGAAAGCGGTTCCACGCTTCGTTTTATGCTTCCGGTTGCGCTGGCATTGGGTGGTGAATTTTCTTTTGAGATGGCGGGTAGACTTCCCGAAAGACCCCTTTCACCCCTTTATGAACTGTTACAGGCACATGGCTGTACTTTATCTAAGCAGGGCAAAAATCCGCTGAAGGTAAGCGGAAAGCTTATGCCCGGTATTTTTGAGATTGCAGGCAATATTTCTTCCCAATTTATTACAGGTTTGTTGCTCGCACTTCCTTTGTTGGAAAGCGACAGCGAAATTCGCATTGTCGGCGAGCTGGAATCTAAGCCTTATGTGGATATCACAAGGAACGTACAAAGCCTGTTTGGCATTCAGAGTTGTTTTAAAAACAACACCTTTTATGTCAAAGGAAATCAACGATATGTTTCACCCGGCGAAATAACCGTTGAAGGTGACTGGTCCAACGCAGCTTTCTGGCACTGTGCGGATGTGCTTTCCAAAAAGCAGGTAGAATGTATCGGTTTAAACGAAAATTCTGTGCAGGGTGACAAAGAAATCGTAAGCATCACCCATAACTTACCTTGTACGGTGTGTGCAAAGGATATTCCGGATTTAATTCCGATTATTGCAGCCGTTGCATCCGTTACTGCAGGACAAACCATTATCACCGATGCAAAGCGACTGATTATAAAAGAAAGCAACCGTCTAAAGACCATTGAGAATGTTTTGACCGCCCTTGGTGCAGATATTACGCTTACCGAGGATGGTATGATTATAAACGGAAAAGAATCGCTAAGCGGCGGAACGGTTGATTCATTTAACGACCACCGCATTGCAATGATGGCAGCAATCGCATCCATTAAGTGCAAGGAAGCGATAACCATAACAAATGCTGAGGCTGTCCAAAAATCTTATCCGCATTTCTGGAACGATTTTAAAGCCCTCGGCGGAATCATTAAGGAGGAATTATGA
- a CDS encoding chorismate mutase, translating to MDLQEIRKNIDRIDDQLIELFAERMKVSADVAEYKMKNNMPVLDAKRERDKLNTLTEKTPAEFQEYIRVLYSVIFEVSRSYQHKLLATSTELSEKIANAIENTPKLFPPSATVACQGTEGAYSQIACEKLFKNPNIVYTADFEKVFSAIESGLCQFGILPLENSTAGSVTKVYELMQKHNFNIVRSTRIKVDHNLYVHPDVKDISQIKEIVSHEQALNQSMGFIKSLGSVKITPCENTAVAAEMVSKSERRDIAALASHQCAELYNLRCLKSSVQDKGNNYTRFICISKNLEIYPGANKTSVMMTIPHKPGALYKVLARFYSLGINLIKLESRPLPDKDFEFMFYFDLETSIYSPEFMQLMAEFENICETFCYLGSYAEVI from the coding sequence ATGGATTTACAGGAAATACGTAAAAATATAGACCGCATTGACGATCAGCTGATTGAACTTTTTGCTGAGCGTATGAAAGTTTCTGCAGATGTTGCAGAATATAAAATGAAAAACAATATGCCTGTATTGGATGCAAAAAGAGAACGGGACAAGCTTAACACCTTAACCGAAAAAACACCTGCTGAATTTCAGGAATACATCAGGGTTTTGTATTCGGTCATCTTTGAGGTAAGCCGTTCTTATCAGCACAAGCTTTTGGCAACTTCCACAGAATTGAGCGAAAAAATCGCAAATGCAATTGAAAACACCCCAAAACTGTTTCCGCCCTCTGCAACGGTTGCATGCCAAGGCACTGAGGGTGCATATTCACAGATTGCCTGCGAAAAGCTCTTTAAAAATCCGAACATTGTTTATACCGCTGACTTTGAAAAGGTATTTTCTGCGATTGAAAGCGGTCTTTGTCAGTTCGGCATTCTGCCATTGGAAAACAGCACAGCAGGCTCTGTTACCAAGGTATATGAATTGATGCAAAAGCATAATTTTAATATTGTACGGAGTACGCGGATTAAGGTAGACCACAACCTTTATGTGCATCCCGACGTAAAGGATATTTCACAGATAAAGGAAATTGTTTCTCATGAACAGGCTTTAAACCAATCCATGGGCTTTATCAAAAGTCTTGGAAGCGTTAAAATCACCCCTTGTGAAAATACCGCTGTTGCAGCAGAGATGGTTTCAAAGTCCGAAAGACGGGACATTGCAGCGCTTGCATCACACCAGTGCGCAGAGCTTTATAACTTACGTTGCTTAAAATCCTCGGTGCAGGATAAGGGCAATAATTATACACGCTTCATTTGCATTTCCAAAAACTTGGAAATTTATCCCGGAGCAAACAAAACAAGTGTTATGATGACCATTCCACACAAGCCCGGTGCATTGTACAAAGTGCTTGCACGTTTTTATTCATTAGGTATCAATCTTATCAAGCTTGAGAGCAGACCGCTCCCCGATAAGGATTTTGAGTTTATGTTTTATTTTGATCTGGAAACATCTATTTACTCGCCTGAGTTTATGCAACTTATGGCTGAATTTGAAAACATATGCGAAACATTCTGCTACTTAGGAAGCTATGCTGAGGTGATATAA
- a CDS encoding sigma-70 family RNA polymerase sigma factor, giving the protein MVFRLALSQTKNKDYADDIVQDVFLKFLRQEKPFESEEHVKAWLIRVTINCSKSMFTSSWFKKNVPLDEQMDVAFETEEESDVFYATQELPPKYRTVIHLFYYEDMSVERISQCLDMKETTVKSQLHRAREMLREKLKRGYDFV; this is encoded by the coding sequence ATGGTTTTTCGCCTTGCGTTGTCCCAGACCAAAAACAAAGATTATGCGGATGATATTGTCCAGGATGTTTTTTTAAAGTTTTTGCGTCAGGAAAAACCTTTCGAAAGCGAAGAGCATGTGAAAGCCTGGCTGATTCGGGTGACCATCAATTGTTCCAAAAGTATGTTTACCAGCTCCTGGTTTAAAAAGAATGTACCATTAGACGAGCAAATGGATGTTGCATTCGAAACGGAGGAGGAAAGCGATGTGTTTTATGCAACGCAGGAGCTTCCGCCCAAGTACAGAACGGTAATTCACCTGTTTTATTATGAAGATATGTCTGTTGAGCGAATCTCGCAGTGTCTGGACATGAAAGAAACAACTGTTAAATCACAGTTACACAGAGCGCGGGAAATGCTCCGGGAAAAGTTGAAAAGAGGTTATGATTTTGTTTAG
- a CDS encoding prephenate dehydrogenase, producing MTVGIAGLGLIGGSLAKSYKENNETVLGLDIDASTVSYALLSKTIDGVLDRENMKSCDLILIALTPKACLNFLDENAEYFGKDKLVIDCCGIKQSICNKGFALAEKYGFIFIGGHPMAGTQYSGFKKSKSDMFKGATMALVPPVFDDISILERAKQALLPGKFGKFTVWTAENHDRIIAYTSQLAHIVSNAYMKSPTVKEHKGLSAGSYRDLTRVAYMNVPMWTELFLKNKASVIYELDVLIQALSEYKDAIQNNDFEQLKRLLQEGSDRKQEVDKR from the coding sequence ATGACGGTTGGAATTGCAGGACTCGGACTGATTGGCGGATCGCTGGCAAAATCATATAAGGAAAACAACGAAACGGTACTCGGGCTTGATATTGATGCTTCTACCGTTTCATACGCGTTGCTTTCAAAAACTATAGATGGCGTTTTAGACAGGGAGAATATGAAAAGCTGTGATTTGATTTTAATTGCACTTACACCTAAAGCTTGTTTGAATTTTTTAGACGAAAACGCAGAATACTTTGGAAAAGATAAGCTTGTCATTGACTGTTGCGGTATTAAGCAAAGCATTTGTAATAAAGGGTTTGCTCTGGCTGAAAAATACGGATTTATTTTTATTGGCGGTCATCCCATGGCAGGCACGCAGTACAGCGGATTCAAAAAAAGCAAAAGTGATATGTTTAAAGGAGCAACCATGGCACTCGTTCCACCGGTTTTTGATGATATCTCGATTTTAGAACGGGCAAAGCAGGCACTTCTTCCCGGAAAATTCGGTAAATTTACGGTATGGACAGCCGAAAACCATGACCGTATTATCGCGTACACATCACAGCTGGCACACATTGTCTCGAATGCGTACATGAAAAGTCCGACCGTAAAAGAACACAAAGGATTATCTGCCGGAAGCTACAGAGATTTAACGCGTGTAGCCTATATGAATGTTCCTATGTGGACTGAATTGTTTTTGAAAAACAAGGCTTCCGTGATTTATGAGCTGGATGTGCTGATTCAGGCATTATCCGAATACAAAGACGCAATTCAAAACAACGATTTTGAGCAATTAAAGCGTTTACTTCAGGAAGGGTCTGACAGAAAACAGGAGGTGGATAAACGTTGA
- the aroB gene encoding 3-dehydroquinate synthase, whose amino-acid sequence MRTVHVKASKEYDILIERGLLKHCGEAIKAVLNSDTVAIISDSVVAPLYMDVLTKTLEKSGIHAVSFVFKSGEASKTAETYIALLNFLAKNRINRKDTLIALGGGVVGDLTGFAAATFLRGIGFIQIPTTLLACVDSSVGGKTAIDLDAGKNLAGAFYQPNLVICDPDTLKTLDDENYRGGMAEVVKYAIICDEDFYRNLMDESLTVEEIIQKCVEIKRDIVEGDEFDTGKRQLLNFGHTLGHGIEACSHFALIHGLAVAIGMSLITKISEANGICDRETVEAVDAVLDKYNLPKTTTVPMQDILDKMLNDKKVMAKNINLVVPTKIGQCVLHPLPVSELEDFIQKGFC is encoded by the coding sequence TTGAGAACAGTACATGTAAAGGCATCTAAAGAATATGACATTTTAATAGAAAGAGGGCTTTTAAAGCATTGCGGAGAAGCAATAAAGGCAGTTTTGAATTCGGACACGGTTGCAATTATTTCGGATTCGGTTGTTGCGCCTCTTTATATGGATGTTTTAACAAAAACTCTTGAAAAAAGCGGTATTCACGCAGTCTCTTTTGTATTCAAAAGCGGAGAGGCTTCCAAAACGGCTGAAACCTACATTGCGCTTTTAAACTTTCTGGCAAAAAATCGCATCAACAGAAAGGATACTTTGATTGCTTTGGGCGGCGGTGTTGTAGGTGATTTAACCGGCTTTGCCGCAGCAACTTTCTTGAGAGGCATAGGATTTATTCAGATTCCCACCACTCTACTGGCATGTGTGGATTCTTCTGTTGGCGGGAAGACGGCTATCGACCTGGATGCAGGCAAAAATCTCGCCGGTGCATTTTATCAGCCGAATCTGGTCATTTGCGACCCAGATACATTAAAAACCTTAGACGATGAAAATTACAGAGGCGGAATGGCAGAGGTTGTAAAATACGCAATCATCTGTGACGAAGATTTTTACAGAAATCTGATGGATGAATCCTTAACGGTTGAAGAAATCATTCAAAAATGTGTGGAAATCAAGCGCGACATTGTAGAAGGCGACGAATTTGACACCGGAAAAAGACAGCTTTTGAATTTTGGACACACATTAGGACATGGTATTGAGGCGTGCAGTCATTTTGCGTTGATTCACGGTCTTGCAGTTGCTATAGGAATGTCTTTGATTACAAAAATTTCCGAAGCAAACGGCATATGCGATCGCGAAACGGTTGAAGCTGTGGATGCTGTTTTAGACAAATACAATTTACCTAAAACCACAACCGTTCCGATGCAGGATATATTGGACAAAATGTTAAATGACAAAAAGGTGATGGCAAAAAACATCAACCTGGTTGTCCCCACCAAAATCGGACAGTGTGTTTTGCACCCATTACCGGTCAGCGAATTAGAAGATTTTATTCAGAAAGGTTTTTGTTGA
- the aroC gene encoding chorismate synthase, with protein MSSTYGENIKLSIFGQSHSPAIGICIDGLPAGIKIDMDALKNFLGRRAPGNATFATQRKEADLPEFLSGLVEDTTCGAPLCAVIHNTNTRSNDYNNIKITPRPSHADFTAEMKYGGFQDVAGGGHFSGRLTAPLCIAGGIAIQVLKEQGIEIKAHIASIKNVKDIPFNRIAVQDIKDLYFPLVDENKKDEMLRVIEDAKERADSVGGTIECAITGLPIGLGEPMFDGMENKISQIIFGIPAIKGIEFGNGFEASALYGSENNDPYCLQEDEIATKTNNHGGILGGITSGMPLTFKVAVKPTPSIGIPQQSINLETGEEETLVIKGRHDPCIVPRAVPCVEAAAAIAVLDALLD; from the coding sequence ATGAGCAGTACATACGGCGAAAATATAAAACTTTCCATATTCGGGCAATCTCACTCGCCCGCTATCGGTATTTGTATTGACGGGCTGCCGGCAGGCATAAAAATAGATATGGATGCCTTGAAAAATTTTTTAGGCAGACGCGCACCCGGTAACGCAACCTTTGCAACCCAGCGAAAGGAAGCGGATTTACCTGAATTTTTGTCGGGATTGGTTGAAGACACCACCTGCGGCGCACCGCTTTGCGCAGTTATACACAATACGAATACCCGTTCAAACGATTATAATAATATTAAGATTACACCACGCCCATCCCATGCAGATTTCACCGCAGAAATGAAGTATGGCGGATTTCAGGATGTGGCAGGCGGAGGTCATTTTTCAGGGCGCCTCACTGCTCCACTCTGTATTGCAGGCGGAATTGCCATACAGGTTTTAAAAGAACAAGGCATTGAAATCAAGGCACATATTGCAAGCATTAAAAATGTAAAGGATATACCTTTTAACCGTATAGCTGTTCAGGATATAAAGGATTTATATTTCCCCTTAGTGGATGAAAACAAAAAAGACGAAATGCTTCGGGTTATTGAAGATGCAAAGGAACGTGCAGACTCGGTTGGCGGTACCATTGAATGTGCGATAACCGGACTTCCCATAGGACTTGGAGAACCGATGTTTGATGGTATGGAAAATAAAATCTCGCAGATTATTTTTGGCATTCCTGCTATTAAAGGCATTGAATTCGGTAACGGATTTGAGGCATCTGCGTTATACGGTTCAGAAAACAATGACCCGTACTGTTTACAAGAGGACGAAATTGCCACAAAAACAAACAATCACGGAGGAATTTTAGGCGGTATTACCTCGGGAATGCCTTTAACCTTTAAGGTTGCAGTAAAGCCCACTCCTTCAATCGGCATTCCGCAACAAAGTATAAACTTAGAAACCGGCGAGGAAGAAACGCTTGTTATAAAAGGCAGACATGACCCGTGCATTGTACCGCGTGCTGTTCCTTGTGTTGAGGCTGCAGCCGCAATTGCCGTTTTAGATGCATTACTGGATTAA
- a CDS encoding prolipoprotein diacylglyceryl transferase: protein MYPFLKIGNLLLPMYGVCIAIGIVLALYLAVIDCQRKDLQWEYMLAMASPGLLAGLIGAKLLYLLVTYTPHELLSVLKNGDVTGLIRGGFVFYGGFIAGILVVVLMSKIIKCNLSDYENTLVKCVPLAHAFGRIGCFFAGCCYGLPTESFLGVTFSNPLGSAPIGVPLMPVQLFESAFNLCLTALLWWIDRRKPKSKMILPLYLMLYATERFVIEYFRFDAERGALLGFSTSQWISVAVFLVGIVILFYRKRKTAKC, encoded by the coding sequence ATGTATCCATTTTTAAAAATCGGAAATTTATTATTGCCGATGTACGGTGTTTGCATTGCTATCGGTATCGTTTTGGCTTTGTATCTGGCGGTTATCGACTGTCAACGAAAAGACTTGCAATGGGAATATATGCTTGCGATGGCATCTCCCGGACTTTTAGCGGGCTTGATTGGTGCAAAGCTTTTGTACTTGCTTGTAACCTACACACCGCATGAACTTTTATCTGTTCTTAAAAATGGCGACGTTACAGGCTTAATTCGTGGTGGATTTGTGTTTTACGGCGGATTCATTGCAGGAATTTTGGTTGTCGTACTGATGTCAAAAATCATAAAATGCAACCTTTCGGATTACGAAAACACGCTTGTTAAATGTGTGCCGCTTGCACATGCCTTTGGCAGAATCGGCTGTTTTTTTGCCGGATGTTGCTACGGACTTCCGACCGAATCTTTTTTAGGAGTCACTTTTTCCAATCCGCTTGGCTCTGCACCCATCGGTGTTCCGCTTATGCCTGTCCAGCTTTTTGAGAGTGCATTTAACCTTTGTTTAACTGCACTTCTTTGGTGGATAGATAGACGAAAGCCAAAAAGCAAAATGATTCTTCCGCTATACCTGATGCTGTACGCAACCGAAAGATTTGTAATAGAGTATTTCCGCTTTGATGCAGAGCGTGGCGCGTTACTGGGATTTTCCACATCCCAGTGGATCAGTGTAGCCGTTTTTTTGGTTGGAATAGTGATTTTGTTTTATAGAAAAAGAAAAACTGCTAAGTGTTAA
- the aroQ gene encoding type II 3-dehydroquinate dehydratase, which produces MKLLVINGPNLNFLGIREPAIYGNQNYPALLEYIKGICEKENIHVKFFQSNHEGAIVDEIQAAYQVFDAILINPAAYTHTSVAILDALKAVGIPTVEVHLSDINSREDFRKFSYISLVAQKTIAGKGFEGYKEGIMYLKKLLS; this is translated from the coding sequence ATGAAGTTGCTTGTCATCAACGGACCGAATTTAAATTTCTTAGGGATTCGGGAGCCTGCCATTTACGGCAATCAGAACTACCCCGCTCTTTTAGAGTATATAAAAGGTATTTGTGAAAAAGAAAATATTCATGTGAAATTTTTCCAATCCAATCACGAGGGGGCAATTGTGGACGAAATTCAGGCGGCATATCAGGTGTTTGATGCGATCTTAATCAATCCTGCCGCTTACACGCATACAAGTGTTGCAATTTTAGATGCGTTAAAGGCTGTAGGCATTCCGACAGTTGAAGTACATTTGTCAGACATTAACAGCCGTGAAGATTTCAGAAAGTTTTCGTATATTTCTCTGGTTGCTCAAAAAACCATTGCAGGAAAGGGTTTTGAGGGCTATAAAGAAGGGATTATGTATTTAAAAAAACTGCTAAGTTAA